Within the Nitrospirota bacterium genome, the region TGCCATTGGATGTTATTTTGCTGCTTCAGGTGTTCCAGTCATATTAGGTGGGACTTCCCCTGTTGAATATAGTGAGGATGTAACAAAGATAATGACTGAGGAATGGTTTGAAAGGTTTAGAGGTTCACTTCATTTTGAGCCTGATTTTGAAAAAATGCATAGTCTTGCACTCGACTATATAGATAAGGCAAGGGAGGCTCTTAATCTGCAGAGATATGAGTATGGGAAATATGGTACTTAGAGTTGCTACTGAGTATGGCGTGTTTGGAAAAGAATAAATGAATATAGATCAAATAAATGTTGAAGAACAAATAGGTCCTGTAGGGAAAGTATTAAAGGAAAGCTATGGTAACCGAAGCGTTTTGATCCATTGTCTTCAAATGATACAGGCAGAGGAAGGATACCTGATAGGAGACTCTCTGAGCAAGCTCTCAAAAAAACTTGGAGTTCCCCTGTCTGAGATATACAGTGTTGCGAGCTTTTATAAACAGTTTAACTTTAAGCCGCGAGGAAAGAAAGTGGTAAGGGTCTGTCTGGGTACTGCATGTTATGTAAGGGGTTCCGAGAAGGTCTTGAGCATCCTTGAAGAAGAGTTCGGTATTAAAGATGGAGAGACAACAGAAGACCTCCATGTTACACTTGAGACCGTTGGATGTGTTGGATGTTGCGGACTTGCACCTGTTGCAACTATCAATGATGTTGTAGTTGGAGAACTTGTATTAAAGAAGGTTGGCAAACTTATTAAATCTATTAAAGAAGAATAACAATGGGAAGGATCAACAGCTTAGAAGAACTGAAGAACCTCAGAATACGCCTTAAGGAAAACATATTCAAGACTGACAGAAAGAGGGTAAGGGTATGCTGTGGGACTGCGTGTAGTGCTCAAGGTTCTAAAAAGATTGTCCAGACATTCGAAGAGGAGTCAGCACAGAAAGGGATGGACATCGAGGTTCTCATGACAGGTTGTCAGGGTCTATGCCAGAAGGGACCCGTTATGAAGGTAGAACCCTACGGATATTTTTATCAGAAGGTAACTTATGAGAAAGTAAGGGAAATTATTTCCAAAACCTTTTCCAGAGAGGCTCCTGTCAGGAGTCTCCTTTATAGAGAATCTGTTTTAGATGACCCAATAAAGAAAATGGATGACCTTCCTTTTTATAAGAAACAGGTAAGAATTGTCTTGAGGAATAACGGGTTTATAGATCCTTGTAATGTCAATCATTATATTGCAGTGGGTGGTTATGCTGCCATGGAAAAAGTGCTCTCAACCATGACTCCTGATCAGGTGTTAGAGGAGGTTAAGAGGTCAAACCTCAGAGGTCGTGGTGGTGCAGGCTTCCCTGCTGGAAGGAAATGGGAACACTGTAAGAAATCTACTGGCAAGATTAAGTTTGTGATAGCCAATGGCGATGAGGGTGACCCTGGTGCATTCATGGACAGGTCAATTATGGAAGGAGACCCCCATAGCCTTATTGAGGGTATGCTTATTTGTGCATACACATTAAACGCAGAATATGGCTTCATATATGTACGGCACGAGTATCCCCTTGCAGTAAAGAACCTGAGGATAGCCATTAAGCAGGCGGAGGAACTTGGTTTGCTCGGAGAAGATATACTCCGCACTGGAATGAATTTTTATCTTGATATCAGAGAAGGTGCAGGCGCCTTTGTATGTGGTGAGTCCACGGCACTTGTGGCATCCATAGAAGGAAATAGGGGATTCCCAAGACCAAGGCCACCGAGATTATCGGAGGTTGGTGGTGGTTTATGGGGTTATCCGAGCAATCTTAATAATATCGAG harbors:
- a CDS encoding NAD(P)H-dependent oxidoreductase subunit E, whose product is MNIDQINVEEQIGPVGKVLKESYGNRSVLIHCLQMIQAEEGYLIGDSLSKLSKKLGVPLSEIYSVASFYKQFNFKPRGKKVVRVCLGTACYVRGSEKVLSILEEEFGIKDGETTEDLHVTLETVGCVGCCGLAPVATINDVVVGELVLKKVGKLIKSIKEE